GTCTGGACAGAACTTGAAAGTTGACAGAGTCTTCTTGTGCCTACTTCgtaggaaagaaaatactaGTGTGGCTCACGAATGGAATGCCTCGCGGCCGGGCGCCTCTTTTCAGCAAGGATGTACTTGTCCTGGTGGGGCTGCCGTGTGATGTGCGTCCGTCTTTTGGGCTTGTTGTTGCCTTTCCGATGATTTCTGCTGAACGCTGGCCGCTGATTAGGTATTCAAAATGGCCATTACCTTACCACTAATCTACTACCTAACCTAACtaactacggagtacctcCCTCAGCTGGTACCCATCGCTGACAATTATTGCCATCGGGCAGCCTGAAGGGTAAAAAAGAGCCGAGGAAACCGATCCTCCTCCTGATGTCTTCACCACCGCTTCGGTGAGGTTCAAAAGAAAATTGACAGGcagagagggaaaagggtGAGGGCGACAAGAGAAGCGAGGTTTGTTTAATATCATTCACACTTTAGTCTTCTGTCGTGCCGTGGAACTGAACTCCGagttattcttattttttcccttgggtttatttaataaattattattaaccCATCTGACTGGTTGGTTAATTATATGCCCAATAATTATTGACCTTCTCCTTACCAACATCCACACCCCTCCGTTGGTGCGCCTCTCGCCAAACCCCACAGTTCTCGTCTGCcgtttgtttctttgggaggcgttctttgttttttcctttcctttccttgtcttttcccctttcgaCTTGTGACATATCATCTGCCAAGGTGACCATGTCTTCGTCAGCCGACGCCGAGGGTTCAGAGGATGTCAATGACTTCCTGCTTCGTATCCGGGAACTCGGAGAGAAGCGCGacaaggaagacgaagaacGTACCAGAAAACTAGAGGAGGAGATTCTACAAGGCCGGAAGGAGAGGCAGGCTCGAAGAGCTGGTATATCTGGATTCCCCTAACTTTTTCTCCCAAAACCATCCGTGAGCCATGACTCACGGAAGACTGGGCCTTTCCAATATCCAGGGTCAGAAGCTGATATTGTCCTCTTTGCGAAATCAATGTAGAACGCGCACGGTCGATATCGCCGACGAAAGACTCTCCATCCATACTAGATAATGCTCGACTGAGCACCTCATCGTTCAGCCTACGAGCCATCGATCCTCCCGAACAACTTGAACCGACTCCCCGAACACCAGAACGTGATATCAGCAGCAAATCGGAAGCCATTCCGGATGACGAATCCGTAACTACCAATGGTAGTCGAAGAGGGTCTCGAGTGGAAATAAACGAGCTAGAGTCATCTCCTAAGGCTCCCTCGGTTTCGCTACGAAGCAGAGCTGGGACGTTGTCCTGGCAGCAACGGCCGTCATCGCGAGAGCTCAATAGACCCTTTTTCTCTACTTCCCCCGTTCGGGAAAACCGCTTGAGAGCCATGTCAAGCACCTCCATCGACGACCGTGGATTGTCTGGCAGCCCAACATTGCGCTCTCCTCCCACAAAAGAGGCTCCTTTGGaccaagcagaaaaaaatgCTAGCTCCCCCATGCGGACAGTGACTGTCGAAGAAAAACTCCAAGACCTATCTACGCAGGATAAAGATCCTAAAGCATCGGAGATAGAGCCGGAGTCTACGCATGAGCTGGAAAAGGAATCCAGTCAACCCGAAGTTGGAGAGATACGCTCACGTTCACCATCAAGGGCAAGCTCCACCTTCGCAGAAAGTAGTCTCGGCCATCGATATTCAAGCGTTTCCTCCGTCTCAACAGCTACAGGACTAGGATCTCCCGTACCTCTGTCAAGTGCACAAAAGCTCGAGCCCCGAAAGACAGAGGCAGACCCAGAGGACCAAACGACGACGCCCCTATCGCCCAGACGTCTCTCTCCGGAACGTTCAACTTCGCCAACCAAGGGACTTGGAGGGTTTGTGCAAAGCGCAATGATGAAACGATCTGATAGTGTTTCAAAACGTTGGAGTGCTCAACTTCCATCAGGATTGAGCCGCGGCCACTCATTCGCAGggaatagaaatagtttCGCTGCGCCGAGTAAAAATGACCTTTTGTCTTCACCTCGACTTACCCCTGACAGCTCGACTTTAACAACGCATCGACCAGGTTCTAGCCACAGACCAAGCTCTAGCCACAGCGAGGCAACGATTATCAAAGAGAGTGAACGCCCAGCTACTCCGCCTGTTTCTAGCGGCAATGACACCATACGACCTGAATGGAGCCCCGGAAGGCCACAACTTGCACTCCATACAAGATCTGCTAGCGCCTTGGAGAACAATGATTCCAGCTCACTACCTGCAACTAGCCCTGTAGTCTCTAGAACTATGGACCCCAAGCGTTGGAGTCCAACCAAATCCACTTGGCTAGAGAGTGCTTTGAACCGTCCCGATTCTCCGAGGCATAAGAAACAACCCTCGCAATCAACAACGTGGAACAGAGAACGGCAGTCAAGGGGTAGTATCGATATGGGCCGGTCGAATACCTTTAAAGAAGTTACACCTGTGGGATTGATGCGTACCGCCGCTCCTGGCAGCCACTCAAAAACCTCGAGTGTTTCTGGGATGCCAGATTTGTTCGGTACAACCGACACGGCAAACAAAGTAAAGGAGGCTCCAGCGGAAACCACCGCACCTGACACTGAGGGCAATAATATACAATCTGCGGAGAAAAGCTCTACAGATCCTTCAAAGACAGCGGAGACCGTACCGGAGAGTACGGACCAGATCACCGAGCCAACCACCACTAGACGCAAGCGTGCCCCAACATTATTGACGCCAACCTCGAACGCGAGTTTTGATTCACCTATCTCGCCTACTAGGATCTCACCCACTAGAGACCCCCTGTTGAACCGACCGAAGCCCCAGTCCCCTGTGATAGATTTCCGGGCCAACCTCCGAAAGCGAGAAGTTGTCAAGGATCAAGGACCCAAGGAAGAGCCAGAGTTCAAGAATGTTTTTGGAAAGCTGAAGAAAACAGAATCATCGAATTATGTTCCACCTGACAAGCTCAAAGATAATATACTGAGAGGGAAAGCAGCATTGAATGCTACAGGAGGCCCGAAGAAAACCCAGAAGGTTGACGAGCTGAAAGAAAGTATTCTGAAACAGCGAGAGGCAATCAAATCCAGCGGAGGCTCAATGCGGCGCAACACTGTTGGGGAAAACGATGCTCCTATGAAGGTCGTTCCTGAAGCCATTGCGAAACGGCAAAACCTGACAAAGTCCAGCAGTGCCAAAAGCAACGTGTCTGACACTCCTGTCTCCCTTTCTCCTAGGGAGCCGGGTACACCACAGCTTTCACCCCAACTTCCTTCGGAACTTGAGCATTCTCCTAGCCCACAACTTGCCACGGAAGAACATAATGCCGATGCCCCTAATACCCAGGAGCAAGCCCCTGAACCCGACCATCCTATCAGCGAACAAAATAGTAAAAATGAACCGAATGAGTCAAAGGATCAGTTGGAGGATGCGGTAATTGGAGAGCGGGAGAAATCAAGTGAAGAGGCTATCCAACCGGTGCGTGCTTTGCCATCGGGGAATGTCGTGCAGGCCACAAATCCGCCTGCTTCAACTGAAGGTCTTGCTACTAAAGGTAAACTCGCAGGCCGAATAAACCCTGCCTTGGCAGGCCTCTTGTCGCGCGGCCCTCCCGCGACAGTAAATGGGTCGAACAACGCGTTGCTCGTTAATGATACCGTCTCCTCAGCCCCGACTCCTGCTACTGCGACGCTCACGCATATGACGAAGAACCGCGCCAGGGGCCCGAAAAGACGTCTCCCGAACCCCGTGGCTTCAGAAGCCGTAGATCCCCCATCCAAGGAAGCGACAGAATCTTATGAGACCCCGGACTTTCCTGATATAAGCGAGCCTGAAGACTGGGATTGCGCAGCAGAGGAGCCAAATCCTCGAGAGGACTTGCTATCTTCtaaggtggaagagaagaaagacccCGTAAAGGACTTTGGAGCAAAAACAGAACGTGCTACCTGGGATGTTTCGTCACCTCCAGATGAGGAAACAGGGGCTTTTATAAAAGATCTTGTGCCCAAAACAGAGACTCCTAGCCACGGAGTCCCACCATCTCTTGATATTGAGGTAGACGCCTCCATGGACCTTGCACAGAAGAAAGAACCTAGTCTTGAAGAGCCTCTACAATTCTCCGATATTAAGGGAGACCAACTCCCTACAGTGGACTCTGCACCGCAGGAAAAGCCTGATTCCCAAGAGACTCCACGGTTCTCCACTAGCATGGGAAACGAAGCCCCTACCGTGGTCTCCGTAttgaatgaagaagagatcatATCTCCTGAGCCCGTGCTGCCCGTAATTAATGAGGGAACAGTTTCTGAGAATTGTACATCAAAAAGAGATACTATCTCCAGGCTAACAATGTCACCTGACACCAGAGAGTCCGAGACTATGAATCCCGTTTCTAAGGAAGATACCGTTGTTGAGCAGATTCCACCACCCTCGGAGATTGAGGGGCATGAACCCATTGGGTCCTTGGAAAGTGAGAAGGCAGATTCCCCGAAGAGTCTGCTGTCTCCATCTATCATGAGATCAGACGTTTCCTCTACGGGCCCTGTGctagaaaaagaaactgaaTCACAGGCAACCGCAGCTTCACCTGATATCAAGGAACCTGGGACAAGTCCATCACCTACTCAAAGCCCCGTAGGTAATTCTAGCGGCTGGCCGCTCCCTGATGGTGATATTCCCGCGCCTGCTGCTTCGGAAACAGGCCTAGctcaaccttctccatcaaCCATAGGCAAGCCTATTGAGTTTAAGAGGAATATTCCTCATATGGCCGAGAGAGACTCCAAGCAGAACTTTGGTGCAATTCAGTCTAAGCCAGCCACAGAATTCGAGAAACTCACGCAGAAATTTGAGGAAGCCCATGGGGATGTGGAACACCGACGCGATTCATTCAAACCGGTTCCTCCGCCAAAAGCAGCCCCATCCACACCCACCCCCGAGTTTAGGCAATCCAGAAGCTCGCCAatccatttttcttctccgtctcCGTCTCCATTGAGGTCTAGCTTCAAACAAAACCAAATATATCCTTCTCCGACTGCTTATCGAAGGACCGCCCCGGGTATGTCACCGTCTTCACCCAGGGACAAGTCTTTACCATCTCCTCCTGTTCCTCCTAAATCCAGCCCCTCTTTGGACCAAGTCTCTTCTCGAAGATCTTCAGCATCATTGGTGCCCCAGGCCGACGAGTCTCTTGAAGCTatttctggcttcttcaTGACATTCCCCAATCCAAGGGATTCCGTGAATATTGATGCTCAGCTAATGCTGACGAGTAAGAATGAGAACCAGAAGATCAGGACCCTGAGGAAGCAGATGTGGGAGATAACAGGtgatggaaagaaacaagatctCCCAGTCAATCAAGAGTACATCCTCTACGAAGGCAGCATGTATCTCTGTGTGCATCTATTCGAAGCTGACGGTGGTGCACGGTCAGAGACTCATCTTTggtgtggtgatgatgttcCCGATGCAGCAATAGACGACGCGCAGTCTTTTTCGAAGAAGGTGGCCAAGGAGAATGGCTGCAAATTGGAAGTCATTaagcaaggaaaagagacaGCGCGTTTTATACAAGCCCTCGGCGGAATTCTCATAACCCGTAGGGGTCTCAGTTCTCGTTCCAGCTCCTCTGCCTTCTTCATGCTTTGCGGCAGAAAGCATCTAGGCCAAATGGTCTTTGACGAAGTGAATTTCTCCCGCCAGAGCCTGTGCCCCGGCTATCCGTTCGTAATATCTGCCATGTTTGGCAAGGTATATTtgtggaagggaaaaggcagTGCAGCTGAAGAGGTCGGAGCCGCTCGGTTGATTGGCATGGACCTTGGCTTGACCGGCGAGTTCGAAGAggttgctgaagaagaagaaccagagagCTTCTTTGAGTGTTTCCCACAGTATGGGGAATCTGAGGATTACATGCGCCCAGATTATTGGCGTTTAAAGCCTAACCATGCATGTTATCGCCCAAGACTACTTCGTATTGACCATGAGCTCGGCCAGCAGCGGCCAACAGGGTTCTGGCTGCGCCGGCCAGGTTCCGCATCCCCAGTAATCCGACCGAACGACACTGTCCAAGAGATCGAGCCTTTCTGCCAGAAGGACATCAAGACCAATGGTATTTATGTCTTAGATACCTTCTTCGAGATCTATGTGTATGTATCTTCGTCAACGCGATACGTTCAGGCTGAACTCCTTTGGCTAACCATACTCTCTAGCATTGTCGGTGAACAAGCGTCCAACCGACCGGCAGATTTCGTATCGGCCGTGGTATTCGCACATGAATATGGCATTTTAGCTGCTTCGCTCCAAGACCGGCCATTCATTCCTAAAAGTTTTGTGTCGCTTGGCGGCGTTCCGGGTAGGTGCTGTACAGCATTCCGCAAGTGGGAGCAGCCCACCTTGCGGATGCCCCCACAGGTCTTTCCCTTGAACGCAGCCATCGAAGCCATTCGCTCCTAAATAATCGTTGTTTTAATCTCGGTTTATTTCTTgtttaaatttctttttttctgtctaTAGATATTTGCATCTGGATTGTGCATATACTGGTGTCTGTACAGAGACTGTTGTCAACCGGCCAATGGATAGAACGGAAGGTGGGCATGAGGAGCATAATCCAAGGAGCCTAGGGCGGGGTGAATTCGGGCAATTGCCTGTACGTTGTCGGGAGTTAGGGAGCCACATCAGGTACATAGTGGTGATTATTCTGCATATCcagttttctcttctgataTATGATATTTTATAGCTCTAGTTACGTATTTAGATGGCCATCGCACGGTCGCACCCACCTGCACTTAGGCAGAAATGCATGATTAGTATGTTCTATTGACTACCCAACTTGTTTTACTATTTCCGTGCATACAAAACAATCGGAGATAAATAGAACAATGCAATAACGCGACTCAACGTCTAGTGGCTTGGAACCTTTTTGACTATTCTATAGCTAAGTATGTAGTAAAAAAAATGGTACAGTAGTTGTTTTCGAACTATGCACaagttatatatagttaagGTTGCTGCATGCCACACATGCTTGTGCAGGAGATGGGCTTATCGCTACTATCAGGTACATATTCCGTATCATTATCAGATTCCAGTATGGTCCGAGGTCGAAATCTCCCGGCCCGACTCCAGCCGGCCCACTCCGATTCGTCATAAACCGTCACCGTTCCATCATCActtagtttattatttttttcgtTTCTGCAAGAGGCGCATCTAATACAGACAACGCCTGTGGGAGACATTCAGCCCTTTCCTTCGGCTCATCTTGACCACAATATGTCTTGACTGAATTATATGAACTATTACGTCATACGTCATATTCCAACATGGAGACACTAGACTCCTCGATTCATCGCGAGCTCTCCCGGCTTGATCCCGCAGTGCCCTTCCGCGCATCAACCGAACATATCCATCATACATGGGCTAGGACGTTCTTCTCGCGGCCGGAGTTGTATATACAACCGCAGTCGATTGAAGAGATTCAGAAACTAGTGACTCTAGCTCGTCGGTGTCGTCGTCGCTTGGTTACCGTTGGTAGTGGACATTCACCTTCCGACTTGACGTGTACTTCATCGTGGCTAGTTAACCTAGATAAATTTAACCGCGTGCTGGATATCTCACCTGAGGCTGGTGATGTGACTGTCGAGGCGGGCATTCGGCTAAAAGACTTGGGGAAACATCTGGAAAATCATGGATTGGCTCTGTCCAATCTGGGGAGTATTGATGAGCAGTCTATCGCGGGTTTGATCTCGACAGGTACACATGGAAGTTCTCTGAGGCATGGATTGATTTCTGAATGCATTACATCGCTTAAGTTGGTACTGGCCAACGGGCAATTGGTGCGCTGCAGCGCAACCAATAACCCATCGCTTTTTCGGGCTGCTCTTATTTCTCTTGGGGCGCTGGGTATTATCGTCGAGGTTACTTTCAAGGCGGAGGCATCCTTCAAGGTCGCGTGGCGACAGACTCGACGTGCACTATCAAGTGTCCTAGCTGAGTGGTCAACCGGCCTGTGGACCTCTCACGAGTT
This Aspergillus flavus chromosome 1, complete sequence DNA region includes the following protein-coding sequences:
- a CDS encoding putative gelsolin repeat protein — protein: ERARSISPTKDSPSILDNARLSTSSFSLRAIDPPEQLEPTPRTPERDISSKSEAIPDDESVTTNGSRRGSRVEINELESSPKAPSVSLRSRAGTLSWQQRPSSRELNRPFFSTSPVRENRLRAMSSTSIDDRGLSGSPTLRSPPTKEAPLDQAEKNASSPMRTVTVEEKLQDLSTQDKDPKASEIEPESTHELEKESSQPEVGEIRSRSPSRASSTFAESSLGHRYSSVSSVSTATGLGSPVPLSSAQKLEPRKTEADPEDQTTTPLSPRRLSPERSTSPTKGLGGFVQSAMMKRSDSVSKRWSAQLPSGLSRGHSFAGNRNSFAAPSKNDLLSSPRLTPDSSTLTTHRPGSSHRPSSSHSEATIIKESERPATPPVSSGNDTIRPEWSPGRPQLALHTRSASALENNDSSSLPATSPVVSRTMDPKRWSPTKSTWLESALNRPDSPRHKKQPSQSTTWNRERQSRGSIDMGRSNTFKEVTPVGLMRTAAPGSHSKTSSVSGMPDLFGTTDTANKVKEAPAETTAPDTEGNNIQSAEKSSTDPSKTAETVPESTDQITEPTTTRRKRAPTLLTPTSNASFDSPISPTRISPTRDPLLNRPKPQSPVIDFRANLRKREVVKDQGPKEEPEFKNVFGKLKKTESSNYVPPDKLKDNILRGKAALNATGGPKKTQKVDELKESILKQREAIKSSGGSMRRNTVGENDAPMKVVPEAIAKRQNLTKSSSAKSNVSDTPVSLSPREPGTPQLSPQLPSELEHSPSPQLATEEHNADAPNTQEQAPEPDHPISEQNSKNEPNESKDQLEDAVIGEREKSSEEAIQPVRALPSGNVVQATNPPASTEGLATKGKLAGRINPALAGLLSRGPPATVNGSNNALLVNDTVSSAPTPATATLTHMTKNRARGPKRRLPNPVASEAVDPPSKEATESYETPDFPDISEPEDWDCAAEEPNPREDLLSSKVEEKKDPVKDFGAKTERATWDVSSPPDEETGAFIKDLVPKTETPSHGVPPSLDIEVDASMDLAQKKEPSLEEPLQFSDIKGDQLPTVDSAPQEKPDSQETPRFSTSMGNEAPTVVSVLNEEEIISPEPVLPVINEGTVSENCTSKRDTISRLTMSPDTRESETMNPVSKEDTVVEQIPPPSEIEGHEPIGSLESEKADSPKSLLSPSIMRSDVSSTGPVLEKETESQATAASPDIKEPGTSPSPTQSPVGNSSGWPLPDGDIPAPAASETGLAQPSPSTIGKPIEFKRNIPHMAERDSKQNFGAIQSKPATEFEKLTQKFEEAHGDVEHRRDSFKPVPPPKAAPSTPTPEFRQSRSSPIHFSSPSPSPLRSSFKQNQIYPSPTAYRRTAPGMSPSSPRDKSLPSPPVPPKSSPSLDQVSSRRSSASLVPQADESLEAISGFFMTFPNPRDSVNIDAQLMLTSKNENQKIRTLRKQMWEITGDGKKQDLPVNQEYILYEGSMYLCVHLFEADGGARSETHLWCGDDVPDAAIDDAQSFSKKVAKENGCKLEVIKQGKETARFIQALGGILITRRGLSSRSSSSAFFMLCGRKHLGQMVFDEVNFSRQSLCPGYPFVISAMFGKVYLWKGKGSAAEEVGAARLIGMDLGLTGEFEEVAEEEEPESFFECFPQYGESEDYMRPDYWRLKPNHACYRPRLLRIDHELGQQRPTGFWLRRPGSASPVIRPNDTVQEIEPFCQKDIKTNGIYVLDTFFEIYVYVSSSTRYVQAELLWLTILSSIVGEQASNRPADFVSAVVFAHEYGILAASLQDRPFIPKSFVSLGGVPGRCCTAFRKWEQPTLRMPPQVFPLNAAIEAIRS